ctgacaaaacTGTTAGATCAATTGAGTAATTCACTTTAAATCAAAGTAACAGTGACACGTTATTAACTAACCCTTCTCTTAATGCAGAAAAGAGTTCTACTTTACAAAGGAGCCCTGTACATTTAGTAGAAATCTTGGGATTTTATAGactatttttacatgttttatttagtctttttaaaaatgtgtgtcaaaAAGCAGCTCAAAATGAGaatgtgtgagagtgagtgttgAAAGACCTCTCTTGCCAGACTTTGGCTTCTGAAAACAATACTGTTGTGCAAGCGACAGATGTcagaacacacagacaggttTTGCTCATTAGCAGGTATTGAATATTGGACATAATCATGTACTTCCTCATAAACTCTGCTGCTCCTCACTCACCTGGATTGACTAAGACTTTTTCTCAGGAAAGGCTGAGGAATCCAAAAGATTAGCATCAGTTTCTTGGAAACAGTTGTGACAGAGgatgagactgtgtgtgtgaactaGTGATCTAATTCGGTCAGAGCTGTAGATAGAACAAGCAGTAATAGCAACAAGCTGACAGGAAGAAAGCTGAACAACTTGTCAGAGACAGATATAGCCTCAATGAGCTCTTCTCCCACCACACTGTACAAATAACTAAATCTAAATCTGACTATAACCCTTTTTATTCAGAGGGATCAGGACTCAGATCACCATCCACCCACACAGTGAGGTGAAGATGTTCTTGGCATGTCCGTATAGTAAAGATACGTGTGTCAAATCTGTCAGAGTTGCACACAgatggtgtaaaaaaaaaaaaaacatctgtcatgAAAAACCTGACGcagcacaaacagcagcacacatgcgtgcacacaTGTGACATATTCTGACAGATTTAGTTAATCAGTCTGATTTTGAACAAAGGACAACAGCCAGGATTTTAGATATACTGAGGTCATGAGCGCACACCGACCCCAAACAACCAAACTCAGTATAATTTTAtgatcattttacttttttcatttctgcaaATTTTATCCAGCCTACATGATGGTCCAATTACTGGTAgagatattaaaataaaaatgattttaataaaatgaataaatccctcaatttactttatttttttacctaATAATACtcacatttaaagacatcaaaaTGAGCCTCAAAAACCCCATCATGTGTAATTTGAGTATTTATCAAGAGGCATGACCTCCTCAATGGTAGCTACAGCTCTGACAAACATATTATGATTTAAACTTGTCCAAAACAAGtacagaataacagaaaaactCAGCTGCTACATCTTATGTATTCTGACATCTTATCATTCTGACATTGTAGATTTTTATAGTACATGTACATTATAAATCCTATTTTTTGCAGCTGGATTAGACTTCTACAAAAATCAAAATGCATGCACTTTTAAAATGAGGATTACGGTTGAAAAGCACTTTATATTTCACCAGCTGATGGTCTGTTTAAATGGACGAGATGAGCTGCTGAGTTACAGTTAgggaaagttaaaaaaaaacaacaaactgcacaTGATACACTTTACtgaacaaaaccttttttttttttttttttttttaaagttggaGCACAGAGGTCAACTTATAGAAACATTGTTTGCATAAACTCCCACGTTAATGATCAACCTCGTATTGGCCCAGTAAGCACTATGGTTGATATTTAAATTCAGCAGTAACGATGAGCGTGTCTTCTGAACCTAATGTAAAGTAAAAGCCAGGTCAAAGGTGAGAGCTACTTATCAGAAAAGAACAAAGGTCAGTAAATCCTACATAGAACGTCACATATTACTCCACAGGTCAGACCAGCTGACATAGTGGAAGGAGACATGTCACATGACAGAAACGAAGACCTTATGTAATACCGTTAATGTCTGTTCATAAGCCTTCATGATTTCTTGTACACAAATGTTACTCATATTTTGAACTATATCATGAATGTGACATACTCTATCCCCGCTCTATCGTTTTTAAATTATTAGTGTGTAATCTGGATTAGATGTAATTTGCGTCACTAGTCTTTAGGCAGCATTTCTTCTGGTGTCATTCTCTCATATCGTCTTCACATCACAGGCAAAGTCACCATCAAATATCTCATCCCAGACGACAAAGTTGACACTCTGGATTACATCTCTGCGTCCTGCAGACACTGGCAAATTACTGGAGTGAGTTAGCAGAGATTATCCATGTAGTCACATTTCTGCCTGTATTGGAAAAAAAGACTGTAGCATGACTGTGGtataatatgaaaaatgttcatgtgCCAATCCTTTCTCATTAGTGAAATTGGGCAGTTATTTCCTGTGGTGTGTTAATCCTCCTGTTGGTGattaatgttgtttatttgaatTGCCTTTTCTGCATCAAATCATCCACTGAACacactggaaaacacacatcCACTGCACTGAGACAATTATCCGATATTCTGTTTTATAACAGTAATCATCATAAATGTTGATatcaacaacaagaaaacaaaacatgctctCTTGGCTGCAGTTACCACACACGCCAACACCTGTTATAGCTGAACTGCAACACAAATCATTTTTGGTGggaaacatatacagtataagacATTTTGTTACATGCACTAAGGCCACATTCAGTATGAAAATTGTGCACATAGCAAGTGGGACATAATGTGCCTGTTTTTATCTTGAATACTGTAGTAGTGTAGTTGTAGCAGGTATTACTGGACCTATTTGAACAGAAACCTAAAGGCCAAAAcagcttttttatttaatttattcattcatttattttgtttgtttgttgttaaataATGCTATAATATATTCTGCatatatattatagtatattcTCTAAATGATCACAAAATCAATtgattcaaacaaacattttaacaacatttgaTTTACACGTTGTCTAGTGTGCATTAAAAGACAACGTCAATGTATCCAGGAAAAATCAGAGGGTCCAGCAATGAGGAAACTTTTTGGTTTACATCTAGTTTACATGCATTGTGCCTTAGGAACATTTTGCAAGTCTTTGCTGCCCTCTACTGgcaaataataatatatttagtTGAGAAATTAAAACCTAGAAACACGCCTTTACTCATCACATCACACTggaaataaattttaaaaaagtgtcgTTTTTACACAATAAAGAAATAGGATTGTAACTGTAGcagatagaaaaagaaaaaaacatattaaaattttaaaaaattaaaaaaacaaagcaaatataAAGAGAATAGGGGGCAACCAATCCGATTACACTGATTGTTATGGCAAATTATGAACTTATTTTACAACCTCATTGGCCATATAAGCAGCGAAGTTCATAGAGCGGTTTTAATGcatattgtgtgtatttgtggatTTTTACCACAAGGTGTCGCCGGTGACTTGtgctaaattttaaaaaaggctctCTACATTAACTACACTGTGTTCAGCACGATTCTATCTCAGGATGATTTTAGAGCCTGCAAtagtctttgttgttttattgatgttgttattgttataatCATATGTTGGCTCCTCGGTTACATTGAAAGTGTCTGTGAAGCTGctgtccctgtctgtctctggtGACGGGAGCTGTCCACAGCAACTTGGTGCTGAAACCtcatcagctgcagcagtggaTCATTTCTGAGATCAGGCTGGCACACGGCTTTTTTtgcaaattcaaattttgaaaagCTTCATTCGTAAACTACAACATTTTCCTTAAGCCCTCATTTAATTGAttcacatgaatattttatttcgTTACAACGCCATGGCACTGATATTTTAgttccccccccaaaaaaatctatatttccAGAGATTGAATGGCAAGTAGTGAGTTTATAGTTATACTACTGAAGTTTGTGGAGTTTTTAGTCTGTAGATTTGTAGTCCTACAGGAGACTTGcacccactgtgtgtgtgtgtgtttggtgtaaATGTGTATGGATTTGGTATTTGTATCTTATCTTGAGATTAATATCAGATTGATTTTCTTTAGGAAAAAATATCACGGCAGCTGTTTCAATTCTGCATGCGCGTATATGCTTGCACATGAGTGTGATAGGTTATATTTTTCCACCTAACATCAAAGTCCAGAGTCTCACACTAGACATTAGGAAcaagaaagctttttttttcttcctcgcTCTTGTGGACGGGTCGTGATGTGGTGCTCACTGGCTGACTGGTTCTTATTGGTTGAAGTGTTTGCTGCCATGGTTGGAAATTAACATAAAGGAGGCAAGTGGCGAAGGGATCCACTCGGGGGCAAGCTGGTGATGCGTCACAGCTCTCGGTGAAAAGGGGAGACAAAAAAAGGGACTAAAATAGCGCCGAACCTGAGGGTTAATGTGCACCAATGGCCACGAAGTCACTTGTGGTCTCAGAGCGGAGCGCAAAAGTGCCACAGGTGACGAGGAGTATGAGCACAGAGATGGGAGCCTCTGAGTGCCCTAGGTGTTGCAAATAAGTAACAAAAATCGCTCAAAACAAACTTTGCCATGTAAGATTAGCGGTCGAAACCTCTGCACGGTGCAGAAATTCTACGATTTCACCACGTCACGTCTTGGGAGATCATGAAACAACATCGGATGTGGCTGAGGCGAGGACAAGTTGACGAAGCTGAGGAAAGCCATCTTCACCGATGAAGCAGCCAAGTTCCTCTGCGCCTCTCCCTTTACGCACAGGCGAGGTGAGGACGGAGAGCATCACTTCAAGGTAGAGAAAACACCAATGAGTCATCCGAGGTGCTGAAAGCTCGGGAGAAGACGGAAGAAGCACAACTTCTATTTCGAATCggaaatcattaaaaaagcaCATCATGAATGCCGAAGGGGGATCATCCGGGCTGGCCAAATCAGCCGCTGTAAAACTGTCCGAGATGGGCGAAAGAACCAAGAAGTTAGGCACCGCGATGAAAGATCCTCACCAGCAAAGAAGGATCATATTAGTGATTGTTTGCGTTGCTCTCCTGCTGGACAATATGCTCTACATGGTAATCGTGCCAATTATTCCAGACTATCTTGCTGAGCTGGAGAATGAGCAGTCAGAGCACGTCCACGAAGTGATGCATCCCAACAGTTCAACCAACAGCACAAGCCAAGACAAAAGCAACAAGGACAATTTAGATGTCCAGATAGGAGTACTTTTTGCGTCTAAAGCCATCCTGCAGCTGTTAGTAAACCCGCTGTCGGGAACTTTCATAGATCGGGTTGGATATGACATACCACTTTTAATTGGACTGACTGTCATGTTCGTTTCCACTTGCATATTTGCTTTTGGGGAGAACTATGCGACGCTCTTTGCTGCCAGAAGTTTGCAGGGTCTGGGGTCTGCTTTCGCTGACACCTCTGGAATTGCCATGATAGCCGACAAATACACcgaggaggcagagagaagcAAGGCGCTTGGCATCGCTCTGGCGTTTATCTCTTTCGGGAGTCTGGTGGCGCCTCCCTTCGGGGGTGTCCTGTACGAGTTTGTGGGCAAGAGAGTGCCCTTCATCGTGCTCGCCTGCATTTGCCTGGCTGACGGCTTTCTGTTGCTCACCGTGATCAAGCCGTTCTCCAACAGGACTAGAGAGAACATGCCAGTCGGCACCCCTATATACAGACTCATGATTGATCCGTACATAGCTGTGGTAGCCGGGGCGCTGACAGTGTGCAACATCCCCTTGGCTTTTCTTGAGCCCACCATAGCCAACTGGATGGAGACCACCATGCACTCCTCACAGTGGGAAATGGGACTCACGTGGCTCCCTGCCTTCTTTCCTCACGTCCTCGGTGTGTACATAACAGTTAAATTGGCAGCACAGCATCCACATTTGCAGTGGTTCTACGGAGCTTTGGGTATGGTTATCATAGGGGCAAGCTCCTGCACAGTTCCGGCATGCAAAACTTTTGGGCAGCTCATCGCGCCGTTGTGCGGCATTTGTTTTGGCATCGCACTTGTAGACACTGCCCTGTTGCCGACACTCGCTTTTCTGGTTGACGTGCGTCATGTTTCAGTGTATGGTAGTGTTTATGCTATAGCGGATATTTCCTATTCTGTCGCATATGCCATGGGTCCTATAGTAGCCGGCCAGATAGTGCACAATCTCGGGTTTGTACAACTTAATCTGGGTATGGGTCTCGTCAATGTGCTTTACGCACcagccctgctgctgctgcgcaaCGTGTGCCAAATGAAACCGTCCTACTCAGAGAGAGATAACCTGTTAGAAGAAGCTCCGCAGGGGCTGTACGATACTATCAaaatggaggagaggagaggtaaAAAGAAGAGTTACAGTTCGGCAGGGAATTGCCTTCCAGTAGATGAAAATGGGTTTGACCCCTTTAGAGCACAACGGTCCGTGTCAGAGGAGTCGTCCGGTCCCGAGTATACTTAAACCGGCCACACTCTGACCGCCTCCTTCCCCCTTAAACATTCCCCTGGAGAGATTTGGATATGAGTTAGGCAGGTTATAGGCTAGTGATTAAGTACCAATGTGCAATATAAACACCCAATCACCAAATCATGATTGCGTGACCCGTTTAtccaaagtctttttttttctgttgactgtGATTTCATTGTGTCGAACAAGTCTATGTAGCGTTTGTTATGGACGTATAACTGGAGTTTTGTGAGAGATCTATCAGCTAATGTTGACTTTGTGTGTATAACTGAGTATTGTAAAAAGGTATAAATAGATAACTGTGCGTACATGATTATATGGGACCAACTATAAGCAgcacatccccccccccccttccacaaacatacacacaaaaatagcCTATATTTTTAGTCTCTGAAGAAACTTTTTTTACTTGCACATCAAAGgcctgattttctttttttgctcttCGAAATTTCgtgatttttaattttgtaaCACGTGGGCCTGTTTggtatcattttattttagatgtttttgttgtttgaaattaaatgtatcataataaatggattttgtaCATATGTGGATATAAAGTATGCACAATGTAAATTGTTCAAACATACGTGGACCtctgcaaagtgtgtgtgtgtgtgtgtgtgtgtgtgtgtgtatgcgtgtttttgtgtgtgcgcgCGAGCGTGTATGTGTGAAACATTTTGTCAAGACGTAGCTAATGAAGTCAGTCTCCTTAAGATGAACaaatatgtattcatttatcaaTTGTCGTTTTAATAAATCTCTGTTTGGATCAGTGTGACGGTGGtgatttcctttttatttcgAGGTTGAAAAGAATAAAGAAGTGCGAGTGGATGAATGTAACGAATTTAGATTATAAAAGTTATTCAAAATGCCACATTGCTCTTCAAGAGGCATTCAAATACCATGGTTGGAAACAATATAATCTTAGTtccattatattatatatgaaaaataattaaacttcCTCTgatcaatgaaaaataatgagtCTCCAGAAGTCTTGTTTCAACAAGCTACACAGTCACAGAGCGAACACACACAGGGAGGGGAGATGGAGCGCACATTAGCAACACAAtggaaaccaaaaaatatattgatgACCGGATCCAAGAGCGCAACAGTTTGGGGAATCAGGCACCAGCTCCGCAATTGTGACACATCTCAGGCTGGCAGAAACTGCAGAAAGCGCGCAGGACTTAGGGGGTGGTTGGGTAGGGAGGTGGTGGGTGGATGTGGGGGGgaagggtggggtggggtggggtggggggctGTGAGATAATATGTTCCGCGAATAGATTTCGATGGGAGGAGTTTTTTGCCTCAAGGGGGAAGGTAGACGCAAACACCTTCAGCATCTTTTTCCAAGGCGCGCTTTAATGTGGAGTCACAGCCGTATGGCGAGACGCGGGGACGGGGGACCAGTCCAGCGCCCGAACGGAGCTTTACTCTAATATGGGATATCACATCGTGGACGTGGGAGGCAATGTGATCTTCCACACACTTCTCTGACCACTTGAGTGCTACACTGATCAGGTAAGGtaacttttttctctctttcaattAACGAAAAAGGagattttgtgtttattaaaaacTTATCATCCTACTGGATGAGCCTCTTTGGCACACAGCGAGGAAGAATATACATCCATAAAAGCTCATTTAGTCTACTTAAAAGTCCGCTTTgttctgaaaacacactgaaaagttTGCAAGTCCTTAatcatttcacttgttttaaagtttaataCATTTCAGTGATTTGTAATTTTTAGTTAATCGTTTGTTTCaagatattggatttttttattgaaatgttttacaaattattttactttattggCATCATTTTTCTTTCGCATGAGGAAAACTAACCTTTTAAGACTGAAATAGAGATAAAAATGAGCTTTTAAGATGCAGATCTCTTTGCAGTGGTGAGCAATGCAGCGCAGCAGGAATTCAAGGACATGCAGCAAATTACATTAGGCTGCGAAATGATGAAGAATGGAAGCCTGCTGGTTCACTTTCAGACAGCACTAACTGCAAAGCTCAGTGGGCCCtaattttatttactgtatttttttttactttgctgttttctctcttaaatGTCTTAACGTGCTTCGTGCAGGGAAGGCTGAACTCAAGCCATCTCTAGAGGGTTTCCACATTTCCCTTGACTGGACTGGAATGCAAAGATGCCTATTTTGGAGCAACAGACAGCCAGAGACCGAGACGGCCAAGTATGATCACATGTCATTGTTTTCTTAGTGAAAGTGTTTATCTTTATATTAGCACAAATACTAAACaccttcacttttttttcaataattttttAATAATGAGCGCTtctgctgtccatggtgctgaagttGGCAAAagttcagcaccacggacagctcCTGGTCCACTAACATTAACTGACCGCTAGGGGCGAACATTTGATGGAAGGCCTTTCATCCCTCTGGAGCAAAACCACCcatattttaactattttatttcaaaaaatagACATACTTCACCTCTGTATTTCTCTAGTCATCTAATGAAATTTGAGCTATAGATAGATTATATTTTATGGGAATTTAACCAGTTGTTTACTGCAGTTTGGTTGGCTAAAGATAGATTATATTGTAAGGGAATTGTTTACTGTGGTATAGTTGCCACTTGGTCTTCCTGTCttcaatttttgtttgtttgttttccagagCAACATTTTATACATCTTTGcgcaaaaaattaaaatacattaaaaaaaaaaatacttctcCCATTTTCAAGAATCCACAGCAAGAAATTATTTCACCATTCCAACACACAGGTCAACATCAACAGCTGCGGTTACTAACAGTAACAGTATGCAAATGACCGAACATCAGACACAAAAGATAATCAATTTGTATCTCccttccttaaaaaaaaaaacaacagtatttcCAAGTCCCACAAGACTATGGGATTTATTTGCAAATAGGCCTTGAAGCATTAAAGATGAATTATTAACTCTGGTTCtaataataaaagcataaaaaaaagatcttaCCCCTTTGGCCCTCTCACTAATTAACAATaactgaaacattaaaatgctgaaCAGCTGCTGTCCTTTCATTACTTATTATCACTATTTATACcaatctgttgtttttgtgacatcAGGTGCTGCCAAAGGTCCCTGTGCCCCCACTGAAGCAAACCCTCGACACGTACCTGAAGTGTGTCCAGCACCTAGTGAAGGAggagcagtttaaaaaaacaaaggccATCGTGGAGAAGTTTGGGGCTCCTGGAGGTGCTGGAGAGGTTCTCCAGAAGAAGCTTCTAGAGAGGAGGGACAAGACAACCAACTGGGTAAACTTTCACATCATGCAAGATAAAAAACACTGCTGCCTCATTTTATCAAGGTGCATAAACtgggaaaaagacagaaaaaagaaaaaacacatccaaCTATGCAACATTTTTCTATCCCCTGTatcaataaagacattttgGTTTATTGTAATTTAAGAGTAACTGGGTATGTTTCTCCTCTCCGCCTTTTTTCTAATTAATTGAATATTCATTTGGAAAACTCATTAAAGTCATTACCTAATGTTCATCATTCAATATCTTTAGTAttataaaatgtctgtttttcttcatttaataCAAAGTATGTACATTTATTATAGAGGATCTGATATAATGAATTTGAGGTTTattaatgcagtatttttaatcAGCATCatcttttttgtgctttttttgtaaTAATCATGTTTGAACCTTTGCATCTGTgctattttaaaaagaaaatgcccTCTGATTTTGTCTCCAAGATGGCGAAGTTCctgaaataatataatatataacccATTCATAAGAgttgaaaacagtgaaacacccGGCGATGAAGATTTATCGGAGTCTCTGTTTGTCCTTTGTTgcttcagtctctctctctcggagTCTGGGTGATCGGTCAGTCCACAACTCATCCAGCTCTGTGAAATCTATCACGCTCCCACTCTCACATTGGCTCTCACCCACTCTCCTTTTCATCTGGCAGTGATACACTGTAATAGGTTTTTTACTCCATTGCTCACAGGTCTCAACTCTGAAGATAATAACTTGAGTCCAAATCGCTTAACGAAGCAACATTTCTCAAAAAGCGTCTATGTGTGTTTCTCAGGTCTATGACTACTGGCTGGAAGACATGTACTTGAACAACAGGTTGGCCCTACCGGTCAACTCCAGTCCTGTCATGGTGTTTCCTAAGCAGACGTTCAGAGATCATAAGGATGCTCTCAGGTATGTGCTGGGAGTTTTTTTGGCTCTGCTTTTGTTCAGACTATATAATGTTTACATGTgctgagttttaaaaatgtatccaccCTCTCTGTGATGTACCAGAGACAGTGATAAAAGTTACACAAACATGACTCTACTGCGCAACAACAGAATCATGTGAGGGTCAGTGAGAGGAgcagttaaaaagaaaatcttatcCTAAATCACTTTACACTGGGAAGAAACATTactgtgaatatatatatacaatatatataatacttTCTTACAGTAAATAATGCAACAGAACATCAAGATTTTCATCAACTGAGTTTGAAAGCTGAAAATATTTCAGCCATGTAAACGTCTGGTAAAAGTCAGATTTCAGATTGAGTCACTTGATTGAggtgaaatgtcttttttgtaaACTGAATGGTgataaaaagaaaggaaaacattttagCAGCCTCAATACAACAGAATTACAAAGAATACGATTATTTTCAGTTGCttcttttgtccaaccaacGGTCCAACTCCCACAGATACTGAGTTTACTTTCACTTACAGGATAGACAAGAAAAAGAGGCAATTGAGGAAAACTGGAACATTattcatttttgcttaaaatttTACCAAAAAGATGAATCCTTTATCAAAAtggttgcagattaattttatgTCAATTGATTATTAGATTAATCGTTTCAACTCTTATGGAAACCCTCTGTCTTCCCTGTCTCTGTGCAAACCTGCATTTAATACCCTCAAGTTGAACACGTACACCACATTCTCTCACAAAATTCAAGTCATTGAGAAAAAGGTAGTAAATCAATGTCACCTAATAACTCCCAGAATGTACTGAACAACACAGATTGTAACTTGCAGAATGCTTGAAGACCAATTTAATGTGTCCAGAGGTTTAGATGTCAATTAAGTGAGAACAGCAACGGTTGGATATTGCTCATTTTACTTTTCTGTAAAGAAAAGTAACAATATTAACAatacaaaacatactgtacattatatcATTCAGTTCTGTGGCTGCTGAGAGGTTTATGTTCTTCTCAGCAGACATGGACACAGATTAAGATCAGAGCAGACATGGAAAGAATCACTGGCATCATCTCTTGGACAAATCTCTGCCCATTATTAAATGAGCTGTGGTCCACCAGACATTACACCAGTCCGCCCGGACCTGTAACTCACCATTAGCTTTTGTCAGCTTGCGCCGCACTAACTGAATATTTCCAGAGCACCCCAAGCAGCTGGTAATCTACTGACACGACCACTTATTAGATTGGGAGTGACAGGGCCAAACTCTCCACAGAGACTGCTAGTCAGGCCTCATTTAGGGGTGTGGTGCACTGTGGCCGCCTTCTTTGTATTGATCTGGCTTTGAACGTAATAACACCAAAGACAAATGACATACAACATAAGACTTGACAGGGCTCTGTGTTTTCCCTATTTGCCCCCACCGCCTACTCACACATACAGgctggctctctctctcacacacagacacagataaacacacatgctcacCCACTGTATCCTAGTAATTTACCATAATGTGATTACTGTTAGTCCTTTGAGAGATGGGAGTACATCTAATTATAATCACTTGCCAGtccactgtatgtgtgtgtttggtgtttatACAGCAAACCCTGCGCCTTTTTAATTTCATCCTTTTCACTCTTTTAAGATTTGCTGCTCGTCTCATCAGAGGAGTGTTGGAGTATAAGGCTCTCGTTGATGAGTAAGTTTAACTTGTAATGGATTACCTGCCACCTTGCACCCTAAGCTTCCACCTGCATGTCTCTGCACGCACCACACCTCATCTATGTTACCCCCACAGCCCCAGTGTGCAGTCAGTCAATTTAAAACCAAACTATACTAATAAGTCACCAAGTAAGAGAGTCAGAGGTAATATGATGTGTGTAATAATGTCTCTCAGGCGAGCGCTCCCTGTGGAGTTTGCCCGAGGCCAGCTGGCTGGGACCCCTCTGTGCATGGAGCAGTACTACCGCCTCTTCAGCTCCTACCGCTACCCGGGGCTAAAGACAGACACGCTGAAGGTCCAGATGAACGCGGCCTCCTCAGCGCCGGA
This sequence is a window from Thunnus albacares chromosome 20, fThuAlb1.1, whole genome shotgun sequence. Protein-coding genes within it:
- the slc18a3b gene encoding probable vesicular acetylcholine transporter-B, with the protein product MNAEGGSSGLAKSAAVKLSEMGERTKKLGTAMKDPHQQRRIILVIVCVALLLDNMLYMVIVPIIPDYLAELENEQSEHVHEVMHPNSSTNSTSQDKSNKDNLDVQIGVLFASKAILQLLVNPLSGTFIDRVGYDIPLLIGLTVMFVSTCIFAFGENYATLFAARSLQGLGSAFADTSGIAMIADKYTEEAERSKALGIALAFISFGSLVAPPFGGVLYEFVGKRVPFIVLACICLADGFLLLTVIKPFSNRTRENMPVGTPIYRLMIDPYIAVVAGALTVCNIPLAFLEPTIANWMETTMHSSQWEMGLTWLPAFFPHVLGVYITVKLAAQHPHLQWFYGALGMVIIGASSCTVPACKTFGQLIAPLCGICFGIALVDTALLPTLAFLVDVRHVSVYGSVYAIADISYSVAYAMGPIVAGQIVHNLGFVQLNLGMGLVNVLYAPALLLLRNVCQMKPSYSERDNLLEEAPQGLYDTIKMEERRGKKKSYSSAGNCLPVDENGFDPFRAQRSVSEESSGPEYT